Proteins found in one archaeon genomic segment:
- a CDS encoding DUF4433 domain-containing protein yields MVEASARRGGTRESRKRRDFRELYYITHVDNLKSIVTKGILSHSMVEKSGVKYTPIYNKDIVANRKGIRTPDGSSLWSFANLYFQARNPMMYKVLVDNPLEKIAIVTVRKGILSKAAYFTDGNAASSETTIYPIDRFGREEQSILRQIDTDWWNSFDGSKRRIMAEVLIPDFVPPEYVEAVFVGKQDMAGALRDEFYRDDRYVMWQAPLFFAPTRETRLTPYLSVVDGDMFFSRMQTLTVSVNCVGVMGKGLASRAKYQFPDVYVDYQDKCRSGRLKLGKPNIYKRESSFDEELADEPKSLEHANARTWFILFPTKNHWREMSDIRYIERGLEWIKENYRQIGITSLAVPALGCGLGGLDWKDIGPVMCRYLSLDIPVQVYLPAEKHVPDKYIMKDYLMQGRLS; encoded by the coding sequence ATGGTAGAAGCTTCAGCCAGACGGGGAGGAACTCGAGAATCGCGAAAGAGGAGGGACTTCAGAGAGCTCTATTACATTACGCATGTTGATAACCTGAAGTCCATAGTTACGAAAGGAATCCTCTCGCATAGCATGGTCGAGAAGAGTGGGGTGAAGTACACACCTATCTACAACAAGGACATTGTTGCAAACAGAAAGGGGATCAGGACACCGGATGGTAGCAGCCTATGGAGCTTCGCCAACCTGTACTTCCAAGCACGCAATCCGATGATGTACAAGGTCCTCGTCGACAATCCTTTGGAGAAGATCGCGATTGTCACGGTAAGGAAGGGCATCTTGAGCAAGGCAGCCTACTTTACTGATGGAAACGCCGCGAGTTCAGAGACTACCATTTATCCGATCGACAGGTTCGGCAGGGAAGAGCAATCGATTCTAAGGCAGATCGACACAGACTGGTGGAATTCGTTCGACGGGTCCAAGCGAAGGATCATGGCAGAAGTTCTCATCCCGGATTTTGTGCCTCCCGAGTACGTCGAGGCCGTATTCGTAGGTAAGCAAGACATGGCAGGTGCACTAAGAGACGAGTTCTACAGAGACGACCGTTACGTCATGTGGCAGGCTCCATTGTTCTTCGCTCCAACTAGGGAAACCCGGCTTACCCCCTACCTCTCAGTCGTGGACGGCGACATGTTCTTCTCGAGAATGCAGACGCTGACGGTGAGTGTCAACTGTGTAGGGGTCATGGGGAAGGGGCTCGCTTCACGGGCTAAGTATCAGTTCCCCGACGTCTACGTCGACTATCAAGATAAGTGCCGGAGCGGAAGGCTAAAGCTTGGAAAGCCGAACATATACAAGAGGGAGTCATCTTTCGACGAGGAACTAGCCGACGAACCAAAGAGCCTCGAGCATGCGAATGCGAGGACCTGGTTCATACTGTTTCCGACCAAGAATCATTGGCGCGAGATGTCGGACATCAGATACATCGAGCGAGGCCTGGAGTGGATCAAGGAGAACTATCGACAGATCGGCATAACCTCTCTTGCTGTTCCCGCGTTAGGATGTGGGCTTGGAGGTCTGGATTGGAAAGATATTGGACCAGTGATGTGTCGCTACCTCAGCCTCGACATACCGGTCCAAGTCTACCTTCCTGCCGAAAAGCA